One window of Nocardia sp. NBC_00508 genomic DNA carries:
- a CDS encoding DUF2461 domain-containing protein, with amino-acid sequence MTGFAGFPLIGLDFYEDLEADNSKAFWTANKETYERAVKQPMTALVADLEPAFGSAKIFRPYRDVRFAKDKSPYKTAQGAVVRAAPGVGWYVQIGAAGLYIGGGFYQGSPDQLTQLRATIDDDVRGPELAAILGKLAEAGFAIGGEKLKTKPKGYDADHPRIDLLRHKSLTCGKEFGAPAWLETPRAAKEVRAAWETMRPLIEWLAAVVGGAPA; translated from the coding sequence ATGACCGGATTCGCAGGCTTCCCCCTTATCGGATTGGACTTCTACGAAGATCTCGAGGCCGACAACTCCAAAGCCTTCTGGACGGCGAACAAGGAGACCTACGAGCGCGCGGTGAAACAGCCGATGACCGCGCTGGTCGCCGACCTCGAACCGGCCTTCGGGTCCGCCAAGATCTTCCGGCCGTACCGCGATGTTCGGTTCGCCAAGGACAAATCGCCGTACAAGACCGCCCAGGGCGCCGTGGTGCGCGCCGCTCCGGGCGTCGGCTGGTACGTCCAGATCGGCGCCGCGGGGCTGTACATCGGCGGCGGCTTCTATCAGGGCTCCCCCGACCAGCTCACGCAGCTGCGCGCCACTATCGATGACGACGTGCGCGGACCCGAGCTGGCGGCGATTCTCGGGAAACTGGCCGAGGCGGGCTTCGCGATCGGCGGCGAGAAGCTGAAGACCAAGCCCAAGGGCTACGACGCCGACCATCCGCGCATCGACCTGCTCCGGCACAAGTCCCTCACCTGTGGAAAGGAATTCGGGGCGCCCGCATGGCTGGAGACGCCGCGGGCGGCGAAGGAAGTGCGCGCCGCCTGGGAGACGATGCGGCCGCTGATCGAGTGGCTGGCCGCGGTGGTCGGCGGTGCGCCGGCGTAG
- a CDS encoding nitroreductase family deazaflavin-dependent oxidoreductase produces MAVAEDLDSATDSQWDWVAEQTRTYLASGGTEGHENNGVHTLVLATTGRKTGQPRRTCLIYSRSGDEFVVVASKGGADDDPAWFKNLLANPSVGVQAGTHRFTAHARVASAAEREPLWTQMAQIFPLYDDYAQKTDRMIPIVLLTPQTQPRS; encoded by the coding sequence ATGGCCGTCGCCGAAGACCTTGACAGCGCCACCGACTCGCAATGGGACTGGGTCGCCGAACAAACCCGCACCTACCTGGCCTCGGGCGGCACCGAGGGACACGAGAACAACGGGGTGCACACGCTCGTGCTCGCCACGACCGGACGCAAGACCGGGCAGCCGCGCCGCACCTGCCTGATCTATAGCCGCTCGGGCGACGAGTTCGTCGTCGTCGCCTCCAAAGGTGGCGCCGACGATGACCCGGCATGGTTCAAGAATCTCCTGGCAAACCCGAGCGTCGGAGTGCAGGCCGGCACCCACCGATTCACCGCCCACGCCCGGGTCGCGTCCGCAGCCGAGCGCGAGCCCCTCTGGACCCAGATGGCACAGATCTTCCCCCTCTACGACGACTACGCGCAGAAGACCGACCGCATGATCCCAATCGTCCTGCTCACTCCGCAGACCCAACCTCGCTCGTAA
- a CDS encoding ribose-phosphate diphosphokinase, protein MTASWIDNQKNLMLFAGRAHPELAEQVAKELDVHVTPQIARDFANGEIFVRFEESVRGSDAFVLQSFPAPLNQWLMEQLIMIDALKRGSAKRITAVLPFYPYARQDKKHRGREPISARLVADLLKTAGADRIITVDLHTDQIQGFFDGPVDHMHAQLQLAEYIRNNYSLEHITVVSPDSGRVRVAEKWADSLGGSPLAFIHKTRDPLVPNQVKSNRVVGEVEGRTCILIDDMIDTGGTIAGAVKVLQAAGAGDVVIAATHGVLSPPAAERLTSCGAKEVVVTNTLPISEEKKFPQLTVLSIAPLLARTIREVFENGSVTGLFNGNA, encoded by the coding sequence GTGACCGCGTCATGGATCGACAACCAGAAGAACCTGATGCTCTTCGCGGGACGCGCACATCCTGAGCTGGCCGAGCAGGTCGCCAAGGAACTCGACGTCCACGTCACGCCGCAGATCGCGCGCGACTTCGCCAATGGCGAGATCTTCGTCCGGTTCGAGGAGTCGGTGCGCGGTTCCGACGCCTTCGTCCTGCAGAGCTTCCCCGCGCCGCTGAACCAGTGGCTGATGGAGCAGCTCATCATGATCGACGCGCTCAAGCGCGGCTCGGCCAAGCGGATCACCGCCGTGCTGCCGTTCTACCCGTACGCCCGCCAGGACAAGAAGCACCGCGGCCGCGAGCCGATCTCGGCCCGGCTGGTCGCCGATCTGCTGAAGACCGCGGGCGCGGACCGGATCATCACCGTCGACCTGCACACCGACCAGATCCAGGGCTTCTTCGACGGCCCGGTCGACCACATGCACGCTCAGCTGCAGCTGGCGGAGTACATCCGCAACAACTACAGCCTCGAGCACATCACCGTGGTCTCCCCCGACTCCGGCCGCGTGCGCGTCGCCGAGAAGTGGGCCGACTCGCTGGGCGGCTCGCCGCTGGCGTTCATCCACAAGACCCGCGACCCGCTGGTGCCCAACCAGGTGAAGTCCAATCGCGTGGTCGGCGAGGTCGAGGGCCGCACCTGCATCCTGATCGACGACATGATCGACACCGGTGGCACCATCGCGGGCGCGGTCAAGGTGCTCCAGGCGGCGGGCGCCGGTGACGTGGTGATCGCGGCGACCCACGGCGTGCTGAGCCCGCCCGCCGCTGAGCGCCTGACCAGCTGCGGCGCCAAAGAGGTCGTGGTGACGAATACGCTGCCGATCAGCGAGGAGAAGAAATTCCCCCAGTTGACGGTGCTGTCCATCGCACCGCTGCTGGCCCGCACCATCCGCGAGGTCTTCGAGAACGGCTCGGTAACCGGCCTCTTCAACGGCAACGCTTGA
- the glmU gene encoding bifunctional UDP-N-acetylglucosamine diphosphorylase/glucosamine-1-phosphate N-acetyltransferase GlmU encodes MPQQTAVVVLAAGAGTRMRSKTPKVLHSLAGRSMLAHALHAANEIDPAYLITVVGHDREQVGAAVTAVADDLGREVTPAVQEQQLGTGHAVQCALAALPVGFTGDVLVTSADVPLLDGHTLAALLDEHRSYAERPAVTVLTFVPADPNGYGRILRDADGQLAEIVEHADATPEQTAITEVNSGVYAFDAAVLRTMISRLSTANAQHELYLTDVLRLAREAGHPVHGARLVDAAKVTGVNDRVQLAAAARTLNRYILERHMRAGVTIMDPASTWVDAGVRIGRDAVLRPGVQLLGNTVIGEDAEVGPDSTLTDVVVGDAARVIRTHGEGATIGPNASIGPFSYLRPGTVVGDTGKLGAFVETKNASIGAHSKVPHLTYVGDATIGEHSNIGASSVFVNYDGVSKHHTVVGSHVRTGSDTMFVAPVTVGDGAYTAAGTVLRRNVPPGALAVSGGPQKNIEGWVQRHRPGTGAARAAAEAIAAKEMSGQATEHKDGKEQ; translated from the coding sequence ATGCCACAGCAGACCGCCGTCGTCGTTCTCGCAGCCGGTGCCGGGACGCGGATGCGGTCGAAGACCCCTAAGGTACTGCATTCGCTGGCCGGTCGGAGCATGCTCGCGCACGCGCTGCATGCGGCGAACGAGATCGACCCCGCATATCTCATCACCGTGGTGGGCCACGACCGGGAACAAGTCGGCGCGGCGGTGACCGCAGTGGCCGACGATCTGGGCCGAGAGGTCACCCCGGCCGTGCAGGAGCAGCAGCTCGGCACCGGACACGCGGTGCAGTGCGCGCTGGCCGCCCTGCCGGTCGGCTTCACCGGCGACGTGCTGGTCACCTCCGCCGACGTGCCGCTGCTGGACGGGCACACGCTCGCCGCGCTGCTCGACGAGCACCGCAGCTACGCCGAGCGTCCCGCGGTCACCGTGCTGACCTTCGTACCCGCGGACCCGAACGGCTACGGCCGGATCTTGCGCGACGCGGACGGCCAGCTGGCCGAGATCGTCGAGCACGCCGACGCCACCCCGGAGCAGACCGCGATCACCGAGGTCAATTCCGGCGTGTACGCCTTCGACGCCGCAGTGCTGCGCACCATGATCAGCAGGCTGTCCACCGCCAACGCCCAGCACGAGCTGTATCTGACCGACGTGCTGCGCCTGGCTCGCGAAGCCGGTCACCCGGTCCACGGCGCCCGTCTGGTCGACGCGGCGAAGGTCACCGGTGTCAACGACCGAGTGCAGCTGGCCGCGGCGGCGCGCACACTCAATCGGTACATCCTGGAGCGCCACATGCGCGCGGGTGTCACGATCATGGACCCCGCCTCCACCTGGGTGGACGCCGGCGTGCGGATCGGCAGGGACGCGGTGCTGCGCCCCGGCGTGCAGCTGCTCGGCAACACGGTCATCGGCGAGGATGCCGAGGTCGGCCCGGACAGCACGCTCACCGACGTCGTGGTCGGCGACGCCGCCCGGGTGATCCGCACCCACGGCGAGGGCGCGACCATCGGGCCGAACGCCTCGATCGGCCCGTTCAGCTACTTGCGCCCGGGCACCGTGGTCGGCGACACGGGCAAGCTGGGCGCCTTCGTGGAGACCAAGAACGCCTCGATCGGCGCGCACTCCAAGGTTCCGCATCTGACCTACGTCGGCGACGCCACCATCGGCGAGCACAGCAACATCGGTGCGTCGAGCGTCTTCGTCAACTACGACGGGGTGAGCAAGCACCACACCGTGGTCGGCTCGCACGTGCGAACCGGCAGCGACACGATGTTCGTCGCGCCGGTGACGGTGGGTGACGGGGCCTACACGGCGGCGGGTACTGTACTGCGCAGAAACGTTCCGCCCGGGGCTCTCGCGGTGTCCGGTGGACCGCAGAAGAACATTGAGGGCTGGGTGCAGCGACACCGTCCAGGGACGGGCGCGGCGCGCGCGGCGGCGGAAGCCATCGCGGCCAAAGAGATGTCGGGTCAGGCAACAGAGCATAAGGATGGCAAAGAGCAGTGA
- a CDS encoding TetR/AcrR family transcriptional regulator, which translates to MTGTQRRQQLIEIGRALFAERGYDATSIEEIAQRAQVSKPVVYEHFGGKEGLYAVVVDREMSMLLDMITSSLTQNRSRIRLERVALALLTYIEERTDGFRILVRDQPAAAAEGRYSSLLNEATNQVAHILAGDFDRRGFDTSLSTLYAQALVGQVATAATWWLDERHPSKEVVAAHLVNLCWNGLSHLEADPQLSSEWHAEAGE; encoded by the coding sequence ATGACCGGCACTCAGCGGCGCCAGCAGTTGATCGAGATCGGGCGCGCGCTGTTCGCCGAACGCGGGTACGACGCGACCTCGATCGAGGAGATCGCGCAACGCGCCCAGGTCTCCAAACCCGTGGTGTACGAACACTTCGGCGGCAAAGAGGGGCTGTACGCGGTCGTCGTGGATCGTGAGATGTCGATGCTGCTGGACATGATCACGTCCTCGCTCACCCAGAACCGATCCCGGATCCGGCTGGAACGGGTCGCGCTGGCGCTGCTGACCTACATCGAAGAACGAACCGATGGGTTTCGAATTCTGGTGCGCGATCAGCCCGCCGCCGCCGCCGAAGGCAGGTACTCCAGTTTGCTCAACGAGGCGACCAATCAGGTGGCGCACATTCTGGCGGGCGATTTCGACCGTCGCGGGTTCGACACCAGCCTGTCCACCCTGTATGCGCAGGCGCTCGTCGGGCAGGTCGCCACCGCCGCGACCTGGTGGCTGGACGAGCGCCATCCGTCGAAAGAGGTGGTCGCGGCGCATCTGGTGAACCTGTGCTGGAACGGGCTGAGTCATCTGGAGGCCGATCCGCAGCTGAGCTCGGAATGGCATGCGGAGGCCGGCGAGTGA
- a CDS encoding TetR/AcrR family transcriptional regulator, with amino-acid sequence MARQARAEITRDSVLAGAADVFLRLGYANASLSEIIAQSNVTKGALYFHFGSKEELARAVVDQGNERLISSCQGFFDPRVPALEACVGITYVVADLSMNDPMVGAMLKLTHQIGDYRGAQGDNIAKTWGDTYRLLAERAIAQGDLVPDLDADVIGLLLQEMAAGVHIIAVGTESIDQMAVRMERAWYFLLPALVPPEKLSYFREFAARRLRRYVP; translated from the coding sequence ATGGCTAGGCAAGCGCGCGCGGAGATCACCCGCGATTCCGTCCTGGCAGGCGCTGCCGATGTCTTTCTGCGCTTGGGATATGCGAATGCGAGCCTGAGCGAGATCATCGCGCAGTCCAACGTGACCAAGGGCGCCTTGTACTTTCACTTCGGCTCGAAGGAAGAGCTGGCCCGCGCCGTGGTCGACCAGGGCAACGAGCGACTCATCAGCTCGTGTCAGGGCTTCTTCGATCCCCGGGTGCCTGCACTGGAAGCGTGCGTCGGCATCACCTACGTCGTCGCCGATCTATCGATGAACGACCCGATGGTCGGCGCCATGCTCAAGCTGACCCACCAGATCGGCGACTACCGCGGCGCGCAGGGCGACAACATCGCCAAGACCTGGGGCGACACCTACCGGCTGCTCGCCGAGCGGGCCATCGCCCAGGGCGACCTGGTCCCCGACCTGGACGCCGATGTCATCGGACTGCTGCTGCAGGAGATGGCCGCAGGCGTGCACATCATCGCCGTAGGCACCGAATCGATCGACCAGATGGCGGTCCGGATGGAGCGTGCCTGGTACTTCCTGCTCCCCGCCCTTGTGCCGCCCGAAAAGCTCTCGTACTTCAGGGAATTCGCGGCCAGACGGTTGCGCCGCTACGTGCCGTAA
- a CDS encoding DUF1330 domain-containing protein yields MPAYVIVEADVLDEEVGLEYWRLAEPSIRRFGGRYLVATVPEAVEGAWPADRRAVVLEFPDLERIREWYDSPEYSAARAVRKSGVEVRMIFADGVRG; encoded by the coding sequence ATGCCCGCTTACGTCATCGTCGAGGCCGATGTCCTGGATGAAGAAGTCGGTCTGGAGTACTGGCGGCTGGCGGAGCCGTCGATCCGGCGGTTCGGCGGGCGCTACCTCGTCGCGACCGTGCCGGAGGCAGTCGAGGGCGCATGGCCCGCGGACCGGCGGGCCGTCGTCTTGGAGTTCCCGGATCTGGAGCGGATCCGGGAGTGGTACGACTCCCCGGAGTATTCGGCGGCGCGTGCGGTGCGCAAGTCCGGCGTCGAGGTGCGAATGATCTTCGCGGACGGCGTCCGAGGGTAG